TAGCCACCATCGCCAAAAGCTTTACGATGCTTAGAGAAAAAAACGGCTATAAAACAGATGCCGGGACCGACCGCTTCCAAAAGCCAATCAGCCTGTTTGATGGTGATACATTTTACACCAAAGTATCTACCAAAGATACCGATGGCGATTTTTATGTATATGAATCATCGCGAGTTAAAAAAGGAGGTCCCAACCTGCATCTCCATTATAACCAGGACGAGTGGTGGTATATTTTGGAAGGTGAGTTTGTAATAAAAGTGGGCGATAAAATGCACCATGTTAAGCCCGGCGATAGTGTGTTTGGCCCGCGTGGTGTACCGCACGCATTTTCAAAGGTAGGTGAAGGGGTTGGCCGAATGCTCACTACTTTTCAGCCGGCAGGTAAAATGGAAGAGTGTTTTATAGCGATAAGCGAAGGGCAAATGAAAGGCAAACCCGAAGCCGAGCAGGACGAGTTTAGGAAACAACACGGCTTTGAACGCGTTGGGCCGCCAATTGATATACTAAAAGCGTTTTAAACTCCAGTCACCAAGTTATGAAAGTTAGTAGTTTTAAGTTCATAGTGGTTGGTCTGTGCTGGTTGTATGGTTTTAAAGCCTACAGCCAGCAAACAGATACCACTAAGGAAAACCCGCAGATTAGGCAACTTATTAAAAATTACGAAGACGCCTGGAACCGCCACGATCCAAAAGGCCTTGCCGATAATTATACCGTTGATGCTACATGGGTAAACTGGTTTGGTGCCTATTATAAAGGGCGGGACGATATTCAATTTCATTACCAGCAAGTGCATACCACCTATTTTAAAGGAACGCATTACTATACCCGTGCCGTCGAAGATATTATCTACCCATATCCAAACTTTGCCATATCACATGTGCGCACAGCATTAGATGGCGACGAACGGTTTCCCGGCCAAACGTTTGAGTTCCGGAGAATGATTGTTATGGTAAAACGCGATGGCTCCTGGAAGATTCTCGCCGGGCAAAATGCCAAACTGGAAAAAGGAATAAAATAATTGAGATGTATAACAATTCTACTTCATTTAAACAAAAACTGAGCCTGGCATACCTATGGCTTGTTCCACCTGTAACCATGGCTATTGGTTTTGGCATAGGTTCGGTAAGTTATAAATTTTACTTACCCATTTGGGGTTTAAATGCCTGCCTGATGACCTTCTCCGCATATCATCTTGGTGTACACCGCCTTTGGAAACAAGATCGATCCGGTAAACAACAAGCTGTTACCGCGCTGTTACTATTTATACCATGGCTGTTATTTTCCATCTTTGCGGGCATGGGGCCGCCACCCTCAACACTGCAGGGCTGGGTTAACACCGCTGCTGAACAGCAAACCCGCTACACCATCCTTATAGCAGGCGGAATTTTACTTTTGTTGGGTGCCGCCCTGCTGAAAACCCGTTTACAGGAAGCGGGCGAAAATCTATATTCGGTATTAGCATTTGCAGCGCTAAGCATAGCAGTGCCCCTGTTTATCATCAATATGGCATTCTGGGGTTATTACCTTACCGATGCTTTCCGGCTGTTTGCTGCAAACCCTGCCGCGAAACGTCCGGATTTATACGTCGCGGTAAAAAGTCTATTTTATGTAATCAGCGTGGCCGAAGTTGTATTGATATACCTGGGCACCCTCCTTTTTGCCGTGGCGCTCAAAATAACGGGCTCACTCAGTAAACCTGCATCCCGTTGGTATGTGGGCTGCAGTTTAATTGCTATTTTGCTGGAACTAATACCTTCTTCCTGGCCAGACCCTTTTGGCACAGCAGGCTTCCTGGTGGCTATTCCCGCCATTACTTTTGTGATGTATTATCTTATTGGGGTGCGTTTACTTCTTCGACGGTAAAATGGCACACTTTTGTATCCGCAGTTCGCGTTAATAGCATTAAATTTGTAAAGAACGCGGGACTTAAATGGTGAATCATCACTGACGATATACTCATGCGAAAAATCATTGTTACAACATTTATAACATTAGACGGTGTGATGCAGGCACCCGGCAGCCCTGAGGAAGATCCATCAGGTGGTTTTAAATACGGTGGCTGGTCGGCACCTTATGGCGACGAAGTTTCTGGTAAGGCTATGCAAAAACAGATGGAGCCTGCCGATCTTTTACTGGGCCGGAAAACATTCGAAATTTTTGCATCTTATTGGCCCCAACACTCCGGCTATTGGCCAGGTATTAATGAGGTAACAAAATACGTCTTGTCGGCCACCATGCAAAAGTCGGATTGGCAAAACACAACTTTCCTTACCAGTGTGGCGGATATCGAAAAGCTCAAAAATACTGATGGTGCCGACATTAAAGTTTGGGGCAGCAGCGAGCTTGTTCATTTATTGCTCGCACATGATCTGGTAGACGAGCTTTGGCTCAAAATTTACCCCGTGCTGCTTGGCGAAGGAAAAAGGTTGTTTAACAACAGCACAATCCCGGCGGCATTTACATTAACAGAGAGTGTGGTTACACCGGGCGGAGTTATTTTTGCCAATTACAAACGCGCCGGCGAAGTTAAAACAGGTATTATCGGAGCTTAAATAGATGGCCGAAGTATTTCAGATGTTTTTTGGTGCGCATGATTTCGCAAAGATGAGGTCTTGATAAGAGACTTGTTTTTTTATTCGTTTTAAAATTACCGAGGGTATCGGGTAGTTAAACAGGCCGATTTGAATCAATTAATAGTTCAATGCAATTTTTAATCGTACTATAGGCGAGCCTTATGATGGGTTTGAATGCCGGCGGGATCGCAAACAAGTGCCAATGTTTATTAGTTTATCACTAATCTAATACCCTGAAAATTAATTAAATTAGAAATGATACCCGAATTAACCACTTATGAGGATTGGATTCAGCTGTTGGCGCTTGCTAATACCGGCGATAATGTCACTCAATATGAAGTTGCGTTGCGTTATGATACCGGGTTAGTTGTAAATGGTATTAATATTGTCAATGAAAGTCAACCAATGGCTTTTAAATGGTACTATAGCGCTTATGAAAATGGTAATGTTGAGGCAAGTATCCGTGTTGCCGATTTTTTAATT
The genomic region above belongs to Mucilaginibacter sp. KACC 22773 and contains:
- a CDS encoding cupin domain-containing protein, whose translation is MKRNTFLQMISVTGAILASPIATIAKSFTMLREKNGYKTDAGTDRFQKPISLFDGDTFYTKVSTKDTDGDFYVYESSRVKKGGPNLHLHYNQDEWWYILEGEFVIKVGDKMHHVKPGDSVFGPRGVPHAFSKVGEGVGRMLTTFQPAGKMEECFIAISEGQMKGKPEAEQDEFRKQHGFERVGPPIDILKAF
- a CDS encoding YybH family protein produces the protein MKVSSFKFIVVGLCWLYGFKAYSQQTDTTKENPQIRQLIKNYEDAWNRHDPKGLADNYTVDATWVNWFGAYYKGRDDIQFHYQQVHTTYFKGTHYYTRAVEDIIYPYPNFAISHVRTALDGDERFPGQTFEFRRMIVMVKRDGSWKILAGQNAKLEKGIK
- a CDS encoding dihydrofolate reductase family protein encodes the protein MRKIIVTTFITLDGVMQAPGSPEEDPSGGFKYGGWSAPYGDEVSGKAMQKQMEPADLLLGRKTFEIFASYWPQHSGYWPGINEVTKYVLSATMQKSDWQNTTFLTSVADIEKLKNTDGADIKVWGSSELVHLLLAHDLVDELWLKIYPVLLGEGKRLFNNSTIPAAFTLTESVVTPGGVIFANYKRAGEVKTGIIGA